The following proteins come from a genomic window of Myroides odoratus DSM 2801:
- a CDS encoding tetratricopeptide repeat protein, whose protein sequence is MNKKFVYLAAALMISGLSMAQKKELKDAEKAVKKGNVAEANAALSAVEGVLGQATNDQKIQFYYLKSNLAFQQIEKNQDFDANVDRMVEAYKAIEAIDKNNKFAKQANEELGTVASKVINKAIEDNNSSNYKGATKKFKQAFDINPKDTLYLYYAASTAITSKDYPTATAYYKQLIDLGYKGNESYYTAVEKATGEVQNFGQDSKMRDVLVKQGTHTDPKLVKEESKRPEIVKNLALIYYQEGQYDQAEKAIVEARKANPDDTNLMLTQMDLYLKSNNMGKYEEIAKEALSKNPNDDLLLYNLGVTSYQAGKIEDARKYYEQAIRINPKNENAYLNMAFIKLQPDEELTNKMNSLGMSAADNKKYEQYQKEKKAIYRDAMNDLEKVLAINPTNEEAIQTLKNIYRALEMNDKLKALEAK, encoded by the coding sequence ATGAATAAAAAATTTGTTTATTTAGCAGCTGCTCTAATGATTTCAGGGCTTTCAATGGCTCAAAAGAAAGAGTTGAAAGATGCTGAGAAAGCAGTTAAAAAAGGAAATGTTGCAGAAGCTAATGCAGCATTAAGCGCAGTTGAAGGTGTTTTAGGTCAAGCAACGAATGACCAAAAAATTCAATTTTACTATCTAAAATCGAATTTAGCTTTCCAACAAATTGAGAAAAACCAAGATTTCGATGCAAATGTTGATCGAATGGTAGAAGCGTATAAAGCAATTGAGGCGATTGATAAAAACAACAAATTTGCGAAACAAGCAAATGAGGAGTTAGGAACTGTAGCTTCTAAAGTAATTAATAAAGCAATTGAAGATAATAACTCTTCAAACTATAAAGGAGCGACTAAAAAGTTTAAGCAAGCGTTTGATATCAATCCAAAAGATACATTATATCTATACTACGCTGCTTCAACAGCAATTACGTCTAAAGACTATCCTACAGCAACAGCTTACTATAAGCAATTAATTGATTTAGGATACAAAGGAAATGAATCATACTACACTGCAGTTGAAAAAGCTACAGGTGAAGTTCAAAACTTTGGTCAAGATTCAAAAATGAGAGATGTGTTAGTGAAACAAGGAACACATACAGATCCAAAATTAGTGAAAGAAGAGTCTAAACGTCCAGAGATTGTTAAGAATTTAGCGTTAATCTATTACCAAGAAGGACAATACGATCAAGCGGAAAAAGCGATTGTTGAGGCAAGAAAAGCAAACCCAGATGATACAAACTTGATGTTAACGCAAATGGATTTGTATTTGAAATCAAACAATATGGGTAAATATGAAGAAATTGCAAAAGAAGCATTGAGTAAAAACCCAAATGATGATTTATTGTTGTACAATCTAGGAGTTACAAGTTACCAAGCTGGTAAAATTGAAGACGCTAGAAAGTACTACGAGCAAGCAATTCGCATTAATCCTAAAAATGAAAATGCTTACTTAAACATGGCATTCATTAAGTTACAACCAGATGAAGAGTTGACAAACAAGATGAATAGCTTAGGAATGTCTGCTGCAGATAATAAAAAATACGAGCAGTACCAAAAAGAAAAGAAAGCGATTTATCGTGATGCTATGAATGACTTAGAAAAAGTGTTAGCAATTAACCCTACTAATGAAGAAGCTATTCAAACGCTAAAAAACATTTACCGCGCATTGGAAATGAATGATAAATTAAAAGCTTTAGAGGCTAAATAA